One Trichormus variabilis 0441 genomic window, TTCTAATAAACAATTTCCTAACCTTTCACCATTATTTGTTGTTGCGTAAACTTTGAGTTCTACCTGACAAGATTTTTGCAGTGCAATCAGTACGGTGACTGATTTTGCTTCAGTATGTTGTAGCAATGGCCCCGCTAAAATTAACGGTAGTTCCTCGAAAAAGTCTTCAGCTTGGTTATTCATGACCAAAAGTTGCAGGTTTGAGAAATTGTTTGGACGATTCAAGTGAAATAGTATAAGTCCTAGAATTTAAAACTAGTTCATGAGTATGAGAACTTGGTTGACGAGTGTTTAAGACTCGTGAATGAGTGTTTGAAACTCGTGAATGAGTGTTTGAAACTCGTGGACGAGTGTGAGAACTCAGTTGACGAGTGTTTAAAACTCGTGAATGAGTGTTTGAAACTCGTGGACGAGTGTTTAAGACTCGTGAATGAGTGTTTGAAACTCGTGAATGAGTGTTTGAAACTCGTGGACGAGTGTTTGAAACTCGTGGACGAGTGTTTGAAACTCGTGAATGAGTGTTTGAAACTCGTGGACGAGTGTTTGAAACTCGTGGACGAGTGTGAGAACTCCAACGAGTCCTAAATTAAGCTACTTCAATTTTGATTTCTACCTTTAACTGAACCCATTAAAATATAAAGGATGGACTAATCGCCCATCCTTAAGCAAAAGAACTTTTAAATTTAACACTGAACGTAGTCGAAGTGTTAATTAAGCCCGTGCAATCCCCTCTTCTCGCGCTGCGCGTTGCACAGCAGCAGCGACGGCGGTAACGACACGCTCATCAAAGACCGAGGGAATAATATGTTCCCGACTCAAGTCTGAAGGATTAACCAAAGAAGCGATCGCACTAGCTGCTTCTAAATACATAGTGGTGGTAATTGTTTGCGCGCGACAATCCAACGCCCCACGGAATACCCCAGGAAAGGCTAACACGTTATTAATTTGGTTGGGGTAGTCACTGCGACCAGTAGCGATAACAGCTACATCGTTCTGCACTAATTCCGGCTGAATTTCGGGTATGGGATTGGCCATAGCAAAGACAATCGGGTCTTTAGCCATAGACTTGACCATTTCTGGTGTTAAGACTCCAGGCGCACTCACACCAATAAATACATCTGCCCCTTGGACTGCACCTGCTAGTGTACCTTGAGCTTTGACTGCAAACTCTTGTTTTTCTTCATTGAGGTCGGTGCGAGTGGTGGAGATAATGCCTTTAGAGTCGCACATCCAAATTTTTTCTGCCCCAGCTTTCCGCAGTAACCGGGCGATCGCCACACCAGCCGCACCAGCACCATTAATCACGATGCGGATGTCGGTGAGTGACTTCTGCACCAGTTTCAAGGAGTTAAATAACGCTGCCAAGGTGACAATTGCTGTACCATGTTGGTCATCGTGAAACACAGGGATATCTAGTTCCTGTTTTAATCTCTGCTCAATTTCAAAGCAACGGGGTGCGGCGATATCCTCTAAATTCACACCGCCAAAGACCGGGGCAATATTTTTAACTGCTTGGATAATCTCTTCTGTATTTTGAGTAGCCAAGCAAATGGGAAAGGCATCAAGTCCAGCAAATTCCTTAAATAACATGGCTTTACCTTCCATTACTGGTAAAGCTGCATGGGGGCCAAGATTACCCAATCCCAAAACTGCACTACCATCGGTGACAATGGCGACAGTATTTTGTTTGATAGTTAAGTTGTATACTTGCGATGGGTCTTGAGCGATCGCTGTACAAACCCGACCCACACCAGGGGTATAAGCCATTGCCAAGTCGGACACACTCTTGAGAGGAATCCGGCTGGTGATGCTGATTTTGCCGCCACGATGTAAATTAAAGGTGCGATCGTAAACGCTGACTAACTTAATATCAGGTATGGCTTTGACTGCTTGCACAATAGTTTCCGCGTGTTCGGTACTAGCAGCATCAACAGTTAAGTCACGGAGAGAAACTTGGCGTGTTTGCTCGATTAAATCGATTTGACCGAGATTACCACCACTAGATGCGATCGCCTGAGTGATAGATGCTAGCATTCCCACACGATTGGGAATCTGCAACCTGAGAGTAACACTAAAACTGGAATTAGGAGTTAGGTCTGCCATCTTAATAGGGGATTTTAGATTTTAGATTTTATATCGAATTGTTACAGTAAATTCCATTTTTACGATAAAACCTAGCACACCCAAATTATTTGCAGGATAAATTAAGACTTTCTATCGGTGCTAAAAGCAGATTTTTTTCCCTTGCAGTATGAGCATGAAACTGATGAATTCTCATAGGACTTACCCATGAAAACGAAAAATTCAGAGTTTGGACAAGGGAAGGGTATAGGGGCGTAAATGTTTAAAACCCTTACACCCCCTTACACTCACTCTCAACAGACAACCTGGGTACGTAAGTCCTAAGTTACTTTTTTCTCAATCTTGGGAACTCTATAAATACTGTCCAGTGAATAGAAGCCGAAGCGGTTAGAGCTATCTGCATCGGCTGATTTGAATTCTTGTGTCAGTATTCCCCAAGATTGTGAGGTCTGCTTTATGGATAAATCAATTATTCAGTTGATTGATGAATTACCGAACGATAATATTACCGTTAAAGTTCTCAACGCTCTAGATTATGTTGCCCCTGGCCAGTGGCAGAATTTAGTGGGTTTCGATAACAGTATCCGTGCGATTACCGGAGAAACTGACGCTAAGGTAATTCAAAGAATCCGCGATCGCGCCACTGCTTTGTATAATGACCCCCAACAAGGCTATCAGTCTGCCATCAAACTTTACCAAACCATAGATAAAGCCGACACAGCAATGGCAACTGCGGCTTTAGCGAATAAAGTCAGCGAGAAAATTGGCTTTCTATCTTTTTTAGGCAATATTACGCCCAAAGCTGACCTTACTCAAACAATTGACCTAGTACTGAAAATTGCGATCGAGATTATAGTTTTTTGTAAACTTAACGGTATTCCCCAACCAAACCCCCAAGAATTTGCCAATTCTCTGGCTAACAATTATCAAGATGCTTCCTTGATACGCATGGTAGCCCTAGTTTGTCTAGATGGGATTCTGCCATTAGGCCCAGACTTCCTCGGTAAAATTCAGGGAATAATTAGCGGCGCTGACTCCAACACCATAATTCAAAATCCTGTTTTCTTAGCCGTCAACACTTCCCTACCAGGAAATAATCCTAGCGAGAAACTTGGCTTTATTAATCAGGGTTTCAATGCTGTTCAAGGTTGGATGAATAATTTAGTCACCAAGACAGGTATCACCCCACAATCTATTTCTAGTCATCTTGGCAATTTTATTCAAATTGCTGATGATAATTTAGATTTTGTCGCCGCATTCCTCGATCAGACGACCAATTACTTTGAGCATACAGGTATTCAATCAGTAGCTCGCAGATTAATTTTGCAAGCCCATACTTTAGTTAAAGAAGAAATAAAACAAGAGATAACACAGCCTATTCAAAATGCCTCATCTGCTGTGAAATCAGATACTAGTCAGTATGCAGTCAACAAAAAAATAGAAGTCTG contains:
- a CDS encoding agenet domain-containing protein, coding for MDKSIIQLIDELPNDNITVKVLNALDYVAPGQWQNLVGFDNSIRAITGETDAKVIQRIRDRATALYNDPQQGYQSAIKLYQTIDKADTAMATAALANKVSEKIGFLSFLGNITPKADLTQTIDLVLKIAIEIIVFCKLNGIPQPNPQEFANSLANNYQDASLIRMVALVCLDGILPLGPDFLGKIQGIISGADSNTIIQNPVFLAVNTSLPGNNPSEKLGFINQGFNAVQGWMNNLVTKTGITPQSISSHLGNFIQIADDNLDFVAAFLDQTTNYFEHTGIQSVARRLILQAHTLVKEEIKQEITQPIQNASSAVKSDTSQYAVNKKIEVWDEEEEDWYQATIEKVQDDQFFINYIGYGSSHNEWVGKDDIRTTDYASSDANGYAVGKKVKCWSDEEETWYTATIEKIQGNQYFIHYTGYDSSYDEWVNADDIS
- a CDS encoding malic enzyme-like NAD(P)-binding protein, with protein sequence MADLTPNSSFSVTLRLQIPNRVGMLASITQAIASSGGNLGQIDLIEQTRQVSLRDLTVDAASTEHAETIVQAVKAIPDIKLVSVYDRTFNLHRGGKISITSRIPLKSVSDLAMAYTPGVGRVCTAIAQDPSQVYNLTIKQNTVAIVTDGSAVLGLGNLGPHAALPVMEGKAMLFKEFAGLDAFPICLATQNTEEIIQAVKNIAPVFGGVNLEDIAAPRCFEIEQRLKQELDIPVFHDDQHGTAIVTLAALFNSLKLVQKSLTDIRIVINGAGAAGVAIARLLRKAGAEKIWMCDSKGIISTTRTDLNEEKQEFAVKAQGTLAGAVQGADVFIGVSAPGVLTPEMVKSMAKDPIVFAMANPIPEIQPELVQNDVAVIATGRSDYPNQINNVLAFPGVFRGALDCRAQTITTTMYLEAASAIASLVNPSDLSREHIIPSVFDERVVTAVAAAVQRAAREEGIARA